The following coding sequences lie in one Dehalococcoidia bacterium genomic window:
- a CDS encoding SprT family zinc-dependent metalloprotease → MIQTNADQIIHSKRNTFCVEIKRDGSLVVRVPQGSSIEAIQSAIDSKTRWILKKRAEIYKMDIPAEPKKFVDGEKFLYLGVIYPLSVDGIESARLLFDGSKFVLSKEHRSNARYVFVEWYREYARRYISKRVREYSSLYNIPYSKICITNAEKRWGSCNNRGSLRFSWRLAMAPRDVIDYVVVHEMAHIKHLNHSRAYWQEVISMMPDFKEKKRWLYRNGNRLVI, encoded by the coding sequence ATGATACAGACGAATGCCGATCAGATAATACACTCAAAGCGAAATACGTTTTGCGTCGAGATAAAGCGGGATGGCAGTCTGGTGGTGCGGGTGCCGCAAGGGTCTTCGATTGAGGCGATACAGAGCGCCATCGACAGCAAGACGCGCTGGATTCTGAAGAAGAGGGCGGAGATATATAAGATGGATATCCCCGCCGAGCCCAAGAAGTTCGTGGATGGAGAGAAGTTCCTGTATCTTGGAGTGATCTATCCGCTATCCGTCGATGGAATCGAGAGTGCACGGCTCCTTTTCGATGGAAGCAAGTTCGTATTGTCGAAGGAACACCGATCGAACGCGAGGTATGTTTTTGTGGAGTGGTACCGGGAGTACGCACGTAGATATATATCGAAGAGGGTGCGGGAATATTCGTCGCTTTACAATATTCCGTACAGCAAGATATGCATAACCAATGCGGAAAAACGCTGGGGCTCGTGCAACAACAGAGGCAGCCTGCGTTTCAGTTGGCGTCTGGCGATGGCGCCCCGGGACGTCATCGACTACGTCGTCGTACACGAGATGGCTCATATAAAGCACCTGAACCACTCGCGCGCTTACTGGCAGGAGGTCATCTCCATGATGCCCGATTTCAAGGAGAAAAAGCGCTGGCTGTACAGGAACGGGAACAGGCTCGTCATCTAA
- the katG gene encoding catalase/peroxidase HPI — protein MTENSKCPVTGRMSKPISGGGTSNRDWWPNQLNLKILHQHSHKSNPMGEDFNYAEEFKKLDLAAVKKDLKALMTDSQDWWPADWGHYGPLFIRMAWHSAGTYRMGDGRGGAGSGSQRLAPLNSWPDNVNLDKARRLLWPIKQKYGRKISWADLMILAGNVAIESMGLKTFGFAGGRVDVWEPQEDIYWGSEDKWLGDKRYSGKRDLENPLAAVQMGLIYVNPEGPNGKPDPVASGRDVRETFARMAMNDEETVALVAGGHTFGKCHGAGPASHVGPEPEATPIEEQGLGWKSSFRKGKGGDTISSGLEGAWKPRPTKWDMGYLRVLFKYEWELVKSPAGAHQWLAKDVAEKDMVVDAHDPSKKHRPMMTTADLSLKFDPVYKKIARRYLANPDEFADAFARAWFKLTHRDMGPRSRYLGPEVPTEELIWQDPIPAVNHKLIGKQDIASLKGKILASGLSVSDLVSTAWASASTFRGSDMRGGANGARIRLAPQKDWEVNQPAQLAKVLKTLEGIRKEFNSTASGGKKVSLADLIVLGGCAAIEQAAKKAGHKVTVPFTPGRMDASQKQTDAASFSVLEPKADGFRNYLKAKYAVSAEELLVDRAQLLTLTAPEMTALIGGIRVLNANFKQSKHGVFTRKPGTLTNDFFVNLLDMGTEWKPVSKEADVFEGRDRKTDKVKWTGTRVDLIFGSNSQLRAIAEVYACKDSQEKFLHDFVAAWNKLMNLDRFDLS, from the coding sequence ATGACGGAAAACAGCAAGTGTCCGGTAACGGGCAGGATGAGTAAACCCATCTCCGGCGGCGGTACGTCCAACCGTGACTGGTGGCCGAACCAGTTGAACCTCAAGATTCTTCATCAGCACTCTCACAAGAGCAATCCGATGGGCGAGGATTTCAACTACGCCGAGGAATTCAAGAAACTTGACCTTGCGGCCGTGAAGAAGGACCTGAAGGCGCTGATGACCGACTCGCAGGACTGGTGGCCGGCCGACTGGGGTCACTACGGACCGCTATTTATACGGATGGCCTGGCACAGCGCCGGCACCTACCGCATGGGCGACGGCCGCGGCGGCGCGGGGTCCGGCTCCCAGCGCCTGGCGCCCCTCAACAGCTGGCCCGACAACGTGAACCTGGACAAGGCGCGCCGCCTGCTCTGGCCGATCAAGCAGAAGTATGGTCGAAAAATCTCCTGGGCCGATCTGATGATCCTTGCCGGCAACGTCGCCATTGAATCTATGGGACTCAAGACCTTCGGCTTCGCCGGCGGGCGCGTGGATGTCTGGGAGCCGCAAGAGGACATCTACTGGGGCAGCGAGGACAAATGGCTCGGCGACAAGCGCTATTCCGGCAAGCGCGATCTCGAAAATCCGCTCGCCGCCGTACAGATGGGCCTGATCTACGTCAATCCGGAAGGGCCCAACGGCAAACCGGACCCGGTCGCCTCCGGACGCGACGTTCGAGAAACATTTGCCCGCATGGCCATGAACGATGAAGAGACCGTCGCGCTCGTCGCTGGCGGGCACACCTTCGGCAAATGTCATGGCGCCGGCCCCGCGTCCCATGTGGGCCCGGAGCCCGAGGCCACCCCCATCGAGGAGCAGGGCCTCGGCTGGAAGAGCAGCTTCCGCAAAGGCAAGGGCGGCGACACGATCAGCAGCGGCCTCGAAGGAGCCTGGAAGCCGCGTCCGACCAAATGGGACATGGGCTATCTGAGAGTGCTGTTCAAATACGAGTGGGAGTTGGTCAAGAGCCCGGCCGGCGCGCATCAGTGGCTGGCCAAGGACGTCGCCGAAAAAGATATGGTGGTTGACGCGCACGATCCGTCAAAGAAGCACCGGCCGATGATGACCACGGCGGACCTTTCTCTCAAGTTTGATCCTGTTTACAAAAAAATTGCTCGACGCTATCTGGCAAATCCAGACGAATTTGCCGACGCATTCGCCCGCGCCTGGTTCAAGCTGACCCACCGCGACATGGGCCCCCGCTCGCGCTATCTCGGTCCGGAGGTCCCTACCGAAGAGCTTATATGGCAAGACCCCATCCCCGCGGTCAATCACAAGTTGATCGGCAAGCAAGACATCGCCTCCCTCAAGGGCAAGATACTGGCTTCGGGGCTGTCTGTGTCGGATCTAGTTTCGACAGCCTGGGCGTCGGCGTCCACCTTCCGCGGCTCCGACATGCGCGGCGGCGCCAACGGGGCTCGTATCCGCCTCGCGCCGCAGAAGGACTGGGAAGTAAACCAGCCGGCCCAGCTGGCGAAGGTGCTGAAAACTCTCGAAGGTATCCGGAAGGAGTTCAATAGCACGGCCTCCGGCGGCAAGAAGGTCTCGCTCGCCGATCTGATCGTCTTAGGCGGATGCGCGGCTATCGAGCAGGCTGCCAAGAAAGCCGGCCACAAGGTGACGGTTCCCTTCACGCCGGGGCGCATGGATGCCTCGCAAAAGCAGACCGATGCGGCCTCCTTCTCAGTGCTCGAGCCTAAGGCGGACGGCTTCCGCAACTATCTCAAGGCTAAATACGCCGTATCGGCGGAGGAGTTGCTGGTTGACAGGGCGCAACTGCTGACGCTGACTGCGCCGGAGATGACGGCGCTCATCGGCGGCATACGTGTGCTGAACGCCAACTTTAAACAGTCCAAGCATGGCGTATTCACCAGGAAGCCGGGAACGCTTACCAACGACTTCTTCGTGAACCTGCTCGATATGGGTACGGAGTGGAAGCCGGTCTCCAAGGAAGCTGACGTATTCGAGGGGCGCGATCGCAAGACGGATAAGGTCAAGTGGACCGGCACCCGCGTCGATCTGATCTTCGGTTCTAACTCACAACTCCGGGCCATAGCCGAGGTCTATGCGTGCAAGGACTCTCAGGAGAAGTTCCTGCACGACTTTGTAGCGGCCTGGAATAAGTTGATGAACCTTGACCGCTTCGATCTCTCCTGA
- the prxU gene encoding thioredoxin-dependent peroxiredoxin (Most members of this family contain a selenocysteine.), translating into MAEKDGCVKPVKGPLLPSAESTSGAQAAPVKEVNKMQVRVGGEAIDFEASAFIEGKGFKPVKLSDYKGKWIILCFYPGDFTFVUPTELAAVAAMYKELKKLDVEVLSMSTDSRFVHKMWQEEELSKMVKGGVPFPMLTDAGGRVGTIYGVYDESAGVNIRGRFIIDPDFKIKAMEVLTPEVGRNPKEQIRQIKAFQHVRATGEVMPSGWEPGQKTLKPGPDLVGKVWKVWKP; encoded by the coding sequence ATGGCAGAAAAAGACGGCTGTGTCAAACCTGTGAAGGGGCCGCTCCTGCCCTCAGCCGAATCCACAAGTGGAGCGCAAGCAGCACCGGTGAAGGAGGTTAACAAGATGCAGGTACGTGTTGGCGGAGAAGCCATTGATTTCGAGGCCAGCGCCTTTATCGAGGGCAAGGGCTTCAAACCGGTCAAACTCTCCGATTATAAGGGCAAGTGGATAATCCTCTGTTTCTACCCGGGAGATTTCACCTTTGTTTGACCGACGGAACTGGCGGCGGTCGCCGCCATGTACAAGGAGCTTAAGAAGCTCGATGTAGAAGTCCTTTCGATGAGCACGGACAGCCGCTTCGTGCACAAGATGTGGCAGGAGGAGGAGCTGTCGAAGATGGTTAAGGGCGGCGTGCCCTTCCCCATGCTGACTGATGCGGGCGGCAGAGTCGGCACAATATACGGGGTCTACGATGAGTCCGCCGGTGTGAATATCAGGGGCCGTTTCATAATAGATCCGGATTTTAAGATAAAGGCCATGGAGGTGCTCACGCCCGAGGTGGGACGCAATCCCAAGGAGCAGATAAGGCAGATAAAAGCGTTTCAGCACGTGCGCGCCACCGGCGAGGTGATGCCTTCAGGATGGGAGCCCGGTCAGAAGACTCTGAAACCGGGGCCGGACCTGGTAGGTAAGGTCTGGAAGGTGTGGAAACCCTAG
- a CDS encoding DUF1295 domain-containing protein, protein MLIIYANKHMDNPLIKNKNLGIAFLLVTLAYIDAAIAAFLIGWATGDRHPILIAFTADIAATLTIYALARLFRNASFYDPYWSVAPVAIAVFWVTTSAATVSSCRPWIVIALVVLWSLRLTWNWARGWRGLQHEDWRYADMRAKYSPKKRFWMVELVGIELVPTLVVFLGCLSLYPVLADATRTLWWPDYIAAIVTAAAILIETMADEQMLRFVKTRKPGQIMDKGLWRYSRHPNYFGEISFWWGLYFFGLAANPSYWWTIAGPVAITMLFLFISIPMMDKRSLERRPEYAEHMKKTSALVPRQIRQPDKKQNDIGPFEPLETGMSFFLFSITIISIGDQASWWIRPMEGLTLGLSLCLLVTVGLNYIDKGLHCIGRFFPNKLNPQSFIIKFREMVGKWNDYIHHLTSPSLKIIYGALFIASWFLILTDINSTGRAIIVYIGFAWFLIYSINSWLELFGVRIKNTNND, encoded by the coding sequence TTGCTGATAATATACGCCAACAAGCATATGGATAACCCGCTAATAAAAAATAAGAACCTTGGAATCGCCTTTCTCCTGGTAACGCTGGCCTACATTGATGCCGCCATCGCCGCCTTCCTCATCGGATGGGCTACAGGCGACAGGCATCCCATCCTCATCGCCTTCACCGCCGATATCGCGGCTACACTAACTATCTATGCATTGGCCCGGCTCTTCCGCAACGCCAGCTTCTACGACCCGTACTGGAGCGTCGCGCCGGTAGCTATAGCGGTGTTCTGGGTAACAACCTCTGCCGCGACGGTATCCTCCTGCCGCCCATGGATAGTAATCGCACTTGTAGTTTTATGGAGCCTGCGCCTCACCTGGAACTGGGCGCGCGGCTGGCGCGGCCTGCAGCACGAGGACTGGCGCTACGCCGACATGCGGGCTAAATACAGCCCGAAAAAACGCTTCTGGATGGTCGAGTTGGTAGGCATTGAGCTAGTGCCAACGCTGGTAGTTTTTCTCGGATGCCTTTCCCTATATCCCGTACTCGCCGATGCGACGAGAACGCTATGGTGGCCGGACTACATCGCAGCTATAGTCACCGCTGCCGCTATACTAATTGAGACCATGGCCGACGAGCAGATGCTGCGATTTGTTAAAACCAGGAAGCCCGGCCAGATTATGGATAAAGGGCTGTGGAGATACTCCCGCCATCCCAACTACTTCGGCGAGATATCATTCTGGTGGGGGCTCTACTTCTTCGGTCTGGCCGCCAACCCATCCTACTGGTGGACCATAGCGGGGCCGGTCGCGATAACTATGCTGTTCCTGTTCATCAGCATACCCATGATGGACAAGCGCAGCCTTGAGCGAAGGCCGGAGTACGCGGAGCATATGAAGAAGACATCAGCGCTGGTGCCACGACAAATTAGACAGCCAGACAAAAAACAAAATGACATAGGCCCATTTGAACCACTTGAAACTGGTATGAGTTTTTTCCTTTTCTCAATAACGATAATTAGTATAGGTGATCAAGCTTCTTGGTGGATTCGACCAATGGAGGGACTAACCCTAGGATTATCGCTTTGCTTACTAGTTACGGTAGGACTGAACTACATAGACAAAGGACTACACTGTATAGGCAGGTTCTTTCCTAATAAATTAAATCCTCAAAGCTTCATTATAAAGTTCCGAGAAATGGTAGGAAAATGGAATGACTATATACACCATTTGACTTCTCCCTCTTTGAAAATCATCTACGGAGCCCTTTTTATTGCATCTTGGTTTTTAATATTGACTGACATCAACTCAACCGGAAGAGCTATTATCGTATACATTGGGTTTGCTTGGTTTTTAATATATTCCATAAATTCATGGCTAGAGTTATTTGGTGTTAGAATTAAGAATACCAATAACGATTGA
- a CDS encoding alpha/beta hydrolase — MKNLRTYGAAPYGIAVIHGGPGAPGQMAPVARELSRDRGVLEPLQTAATLNGQVAELHDIIETHGNPPIVLIGSSWGAMLSYIFTARYPALVKKLIMVGSAVFDDRYAAGIQKTRLSRLDAEAKREVYSLVKELNDDTVGDKDRLLKRLGELFTRGDAYDPITLDTEILEVRFDIHEGVWRDALNLRRSGELLKMGKRIKCPVIAIHGDHDPHPAQGVREPLSKVLRDFRFIMLEHCGHLPWIEREAMGRFYELVRGELG, encoded by the coding sequence ATGAAGAATCTGCGGACCTACGGCGCAGCCCCTTACGGTATAGCCGTCATCCACGGCGGCCCCGGCGCGCCCGGGCAGATGGCGCCGGTGGCCCGCGAGCTCTCGCGCGACCGCGGCGTGCTCGAGCCGCTCCAGACCGCGGCTACGCTCAACGGGCAGGTCGCGGAGCTGCATGACATAATCGAAACGCATGGAAATCCTCCCATCGTTCTCATCGGCTCGTCATGGGGCGCTATGCTCAGCTATATCTTCACCGCTCGGTATCCGGCGCTGGTGAAAAAGCTAATCATGGTGGGCAGCGCTGTGTTCGATGACCGCTATGCCGCCGGCATACAGAAGACACGACTGAGCCGTCTGGATGCGGAAGCCAAGCGTGAGGTGTATTCGCTGGTGAAAGAGTTAAACGATGACACTGTTGGTGACAAGGACAGATTGCTGAAACGTCTAGGCGAGTTGTTTACCAGAGGCGATGCGTATGACCCGATAACGCTCGATACTGAGATTCTGGAGGTGCGGTTCGATATTCACGAAGGCGTGTGGCGCGATGCCTTGAACCTCCGGAGGAGCGGCGAGCTTCTGAAGATGGGAAAGAGGATCAAATGCCCCGTCATCGCCATCCACGGCGACCATGATCCCCACCCCGCCCAGGGCGTGCGCGAGCCCCTCTCAAAGGTGCTCAGGGATTTCCGCTTCATCATGCTTGAGCATTGCGGTCACCTGCCGTGGATCGAGCGAGAGGCCATGGGGAGGTTCTACGAGCTGGTGAGGGGGGAGCTAGGGTAA
- a CDS encoding bifunctional 4-hydroxy-2-oxoglutarate aldolase/2-dehydro-3-deoxy-phosphogluconate aldolase, whose amino-acid sequence MMDLDRFRALPLMGILRGVQPDSIDSIVETAVSSGLQTIEVTMNTPGAPDLIRCAVKCAHGRLMIGAGTVVTSEHMKLALDAGAGFIVSPMLIYDVVEYCRDNEIPVFPGALTPQEIYNAWVAGATMVKVFPSNLLGPEYIREIKGPFNSIELMACGGVTPENIRSYFDCGVSAVAFGGSVFREEWLKAGDFDSIGRSIKALISAYHGGR is encoded by the coding sequence ATGATGGACCTCGACAGATTCCGCGCTCTGCCCTTGATGGGGATATTGCGCGGCGTGCAGCCTGACTCCATTGATTCGATTGTGGAAACGGCTGTATCGTCAGGTTTACAGACCATCGAGGTCACCATGAACACACCGGGCGCCCCCGATCTGATAAGGTGTGCCGTTAAGTGTGCCCATGGTCGATTGATGATAGGCGCGGGAACAGTCGTCACTTCCGAGCATATGAAACTAGCCCTCGATGCAGGCGCCGGATTCATCGTTTCACCCATGCTTATATACGATGTCGTAGAATACTGCCGCGATAATGAGATACCGGTGTTCCCCGGCGCGCTAACTCCGCAGGAGATATACAACGCGTGGGTTGCCGGGGCTACCATGGTCAAGGTCTTCCCGTCGAATCTGCTCGGTCCCGAGTATATAAGAGAGATCAAGGGGCCATTCAACAGCATCGAATTAATGGCGTGCGGCGGCGTCACGCCGGAAAACATCCGCTCTTACTTCGATTGCGGCGTCTCGGCTGTGGCCTTCGGCGGCAGCGTGTTCCGCGAGGAATGGCTCAAGGCGGGTGATTTTGATTCCATCGGCAGGAGTATCAAGGCCCTTATCTCCGCATATCACGGAGGCCGCTGA
- a CDS encoding aldolase catalytic domain-containing protein produces MYREKIKVLDCTIRDGGLINDHDFDVEFVRGVYKAVSDAGVDYMEIGYKNSKELFSTEKFGLWKFCDDDVIKRAVDGIESKTKIATMVDVGRVNPDEVTPAAESPVDMIRVATYVKDIDKAIYLVNHFADKGYETTMNIMAISRDRGPELDEALQQVEEESKVQVVYIVDSFGSLYQETVEELVKRCKKYLKNKEVGFHGHNNQQLAFGNTIEAIIHDANFLDATVYGIGRAAGNCPLELLLGFLNNPKFDIRPVLDLISTQFIPLRQKIEWGYIIPHAIAGMLNEHPRAAIALRNSDEKENYRQFYDSLTSSLQVE; encoded by the coding sequence ATGTACAGAGAAAAAATAAAGGTGCTTGATTGCACGATACGTGACGGCGGGCTTATAAATGATCATGACTTTGATGTAGAGTTCGTGCGCGGGGTTTACAAGGCGGTCTCCGATGCGGGGGTCGATTACATGGAGATAGGGTATAAGAATTCCAAGGAGCTTTTCTCGACAGAGAAATTCGGACTGTGGAAGTTCTGCGATGATGATGTTATCAAGCGCGCCGTCGATGGGATAGAATCCAAGACCAAGATCGCGACGATGGTGGATGTCGGCCGGGTGAATCCGGATGAGGTGACGCCGGCTGCCGAGTCGCCGGTGGACATGATCAGGGTAGCTACGTACGTGAAGGATATCGACAAGGCGATATATCTGGTTAATCATTTCGCCGATAAAGGCTATGAGACCACTATGAATATTATGGCGATTTCAAGGGATCGCGGCCCGGAGCTGGACGAGGCGTTGCAACAGGTTGAGGAGGAGAGCAAGGTTCAGGTGGTCTATATCGTTGACAGCTTCGGCTCGCTGTATCAGGAAACAGTGGAGGAGCTGGTCAAGCGATGTAAGAAGTATCTGAAAAACAAGGAGGTCGGGTTTCACGGCCACAATAACCAGCAGCTTGCCTTCGGCAACACCATCGAAGCGATAATCCACGATGCCAATTTCCTGGACGCCACGGTGTACGGTATCGGCAGGGCTGCGGGCAACTGCCCGCTGGAACTACTTCTGGGGTTTCTAAACAATCCTAAATTCGATATACGTCCTGTGCTGGATCTTATCTCTACGCAGTTCATCCCATTAAGGCAAAAGATCGAGTGGGGGTATATCATTCCTCATGCCATAGCAGGCATGCTTAACGAGCATCCCCGGGCGGCTATCGCGCTACGAAACAGCGATGAGAAAGAAAACTATCGTCAGTTCTACGACAGCTTGACCAGCAGCCTGCAGGTTGAATAG